One window of the Colius striatus isolate bColStr4 chromosome 19, bColStr4.1.hap1, whole genome shotgun sequence genome contains the following:
- the LAMC3 gene encoding laminin subunit gamma-3, whose amino-acid sequence MALPPRLCLLALLGLELGVWGSPACQDPRGQPRRCMPVFENAAFGRVVEATNTCGSPPEDYCLQMGARHASTLCHRCDATDPQLHHNASFLTDFHSQEESTWWQSQSMAFGIQHPNSVNITLHLGKAYEITYVRLKFHTSRPESFAIYKRSRAGGPWEPFQYYSASCQRTYGKRPRQHLRPGEDERVPFCTDEFSDISPLSGGNVAFSTLEGRPSAYNFDGSPALQEWVTVTDLLISLNRLNTFGDDIFKDPKVLQSYYYAISDFSVGGRCKCNGHASECAPDEAGQLVCLCQHNTAGTDCERCQPFHQDRPWARGTAEAANECLPCNCSGRSDECFYDRELYRRSGHGGHCRNCRDNTAGPRCERCRQHHYRWHPREACQPCHCHPAGSLQPQCDSSGTCLCKANVTGWKCERCKNGYHSLSEGGCRPCTCDPAGSVGTCDPNTGHCTCKERVEGPFCNRCQPGWFNLQPHNPAGCTSCFCYGHSTACTTADGYEVTHICSDFSQGLEGWAATAPGTGDLPLRWALGEMVTECHGEQPVDFLAPEKFLENQRLSYGQLLSLLLGVERNGTGMETAMPLLQVQLVLEGEGMVITMPGSKSQPQQGKQTVTFRLHEAEEGAEPLVSTFSFQRLLSNLTALRVRVSCSPTRGSLSLSKVQLTSARPGPGAGAGWVEECTCPPGYSGQFCQSCAPGFRREIPFGGPFVSCVPCNCHQHGDCHPLSGQCWCLHNTEGPSCERCSPGFYGNPFTGHLDDCKPCPCPDNSPCTEMPGSGEVVCTHCPPGQRGKRCELCDDGFFGDPLGQRGPVRPCVPCQCHGNVDLNAVGNCDPVSGRCLRCLHNTTGAQCESCRTGFYGDALAPDPAGKCAPCDCNPNGSAPGLEGCDPGTGQCHCLPHVMGRDCGLCQPGYYDLQPAVGCKSCECHPTGSQESGCQAVSGQCSCQPGVTGKRCDRCQHGFFGFSARGCRACNCSPLGSITPQCHENSTCLCHPGFVGYKCDQCQANFFLDPLSSRCQQCPACYGLVKDETDRLKIRLQEMEEWLQKPGCDTHLGQAPVLRDGPRGDGLPSPHLLQGARAALLAQVEWLAGVLGTAQGRLSNASQATDCSSHGPPKTCILLSEIGAVLQSVQRQILHAADTLATMEIPQEIPQQLTNWSRRALEARALAERHEDVVVRVEAAVGRALRVSNASAGLLQELLQGDALRDLQRELEAGYEEIQRAQEELGADVVKVTAEARRALTAVQQANTDMAQKLLQVAALGQQALPVQTGAQAQELAVLEQAVKEQEPSAQRAVEASRALANRLHQEMQRTQSFEQLQDRAGSAHGTATLAISHGKAVLSDAESLLASLEGMRKVLGPRKGQAALSRRMALVQDRAMVEAQRKIKQAEKTLENSLSISTTAQRTAKEAEQAAGESAKRAQAVLQESKEAHKHASQLAIRANETQQELSQQKHVAEKLRRELEDTHQVATEVSEMAKSLQEARGSLVSDIETLNNLLSSLDGLEQAAQAEAVLSAGQRELQRLWARLAQPGRLGAQLGRLQREAARQRARIQAFDSDLAEIRADKQNLEDILRNLPEGCSKWQ is encoded by the exons ATGGCACTGCCTCCCAGGCTCTGCCTGCTCgccctgctggggctggagcttgGCGTGTGGGGCTCACCCGCCTGCCAGGACCCCCGAGGGCAGCCCCGCCGCTGCATGCCCGTGTTTGAGAACGCCGCCTTCGGCCGGGTAGTCGAGGCCACCAACACCTGCGGTTCCCCTCCCGAGGACTACTGCCTGCAGATGGGTGCCCGCCACGCCAGCACCCTGTGCCACCGCTGCGATGCCACCGACCCCCAGCTCCACCACAACGCCTCCTTCCTCACCGACTTCCACAGCCAGGAGGAGAGTACCTGGTGGCAGAGCCAGTCCATGGCCTTCGGCATCCAGCACCCCAACTCCGTCAACATCACCCTCCACCTGG GCAAAGCCTACGAGATCACCTACGTGAGGCTGAAGTTTCACACCAGCCGCCCCGAGAGTTTCGCCATCTACAAGCGCAGCCGCGCCGGGGGGCCCTGGGAGCCCTTCCAGTACTACAGCGCGTCCTGCCAGCGGACATACGGCAAGCGGCCGCGGCAGCACCTGCGCCCGGGGGAGGACGAGCGGGTGCCCTTCTGCACCGACGAGTTCAGCGACATCTCCCCGCTCAGCGGAGGCAACGTGGCCTTCTCCACCCTGGAGGGACGCCCCAGCGCGTACAACTTCGATGGGAGCCCCGcgctgcag GAGTGGGTGACTGTCACCGACCTGCTCATCTCCTTGAACCGGCTCAATACATTTGGGGATGACATCTTCAAGGACCCAAAGGTGCTGCAGTCCTACTACTACGCCATCTCTGACTTCTCTGTCGGTGGCAG GTGCAAATGCAACGGCCACGCCAGCGAGTGCGCTCCGGACGAGGCCGGGCAGCTGGTGTGCCTGTGCCAGCACAACACGGCGGGCACCGACTGCGAGCGCTGCCAGCCCTTCCACCAGGACCGGCCCTGGGCCCGCGGCACCGCCGAGGCTGCCAATGAGTGTCTCC CTTGCAACTGCAGCGGCCGCTCAGACGAGTGCTTCTACGACCGGGAGCTGTACCGGCGCAGCGGGCACGGCGGCCACTGCCGCAACTGCCGCGACAACACGGCCGGGCCCCGCTGCGAGCGCTGCCGGCAGCACCACTACCGCTGGCACCCGCGCGAagcctgccagccctgccactGCCACCCCGCGG GCTCTCTGCAACCCCAGTGTGATAGCTCGGGGACCTGCCTCTGCAAAGCCAACGTGACAGGCTGGAAGTGTGAGCGTTGCAAGAATGGGTACCACAGCCTCAGCGAGGGCGGCTGCAG ACCCTGCACCTGCGACCCTGCGGGCAGCGTGGGCACCTGTGACCCCAACACAGGGCATTGCACCTGCAAGGAAAGGGTGGAGGGGCCCTTTTGCAACAG gtgCCAGCCAGGCTGGTTTAACCTGCAGCCCCACAACCCCGCTGGCTGCACCAGCTGCTTCTGCTATGGCCACTCCACCGCCTGCACAACAGCAGATGGCTACGAGGTGACCCACATCTGCTCTGACTTCAGCCAAG GGCTGGAGGGctgggctgccacagccccaggcaCTGGGGACCTGCCGCTGCGCTGGGCTCTTGGAGAGATGGTCACTGAGTGCCATGGAGAGCAGCCTGTGGATTTTCTTGCACCAG AGAAATTTCTGGAGAACCAGCGTCTCAGTTACGGGCAgctcctgtccctgctgctgggagtGGAGAGGAATGGCACAGGGATGGAGACTGCAATGCCCTTGCTCCAGGTCCAGCTGGTGCTGGAGGGTGAGGGGATGGTGATCACCATGCCCGGCAGCAAGAGTCAGCCCCAGCAGGGAAAGCAGACTGTCACCTTCAG GCTGCATGAGGCAGAGGAGGGTGCAGAACCTTTGGTGTCGACCTTCAGCTTCCAGCGCCTGCTCTCCAACCTGACCGCGCTCCGGGTCCGtgtgagctgcagccccacGCGAG gcagcctgtccctgagcaAGGTCCAGCTCACGTCCGCTCGCCCCGGGCCgggtgctggggcaggctgGGTGGAGGAGTGCACGTGTCCCCCGGGCTACAGCGGGCAGTTCTGCCAGTCCTGCGCGCCCGGCTTCAGGCGAGAGATCCCCTTCGGTGGGCCCTTTGTCAGCTGCGTGCCCTGCAACTGCCACCAGCACGGGGACTGTCACCCTCTCTCAG gGCAGTGCTGGTGCTTGCACAATACAGAAGGTCCCTCCTGTGAGCGCTGCAGCCCTGGGTTTTACGGCAACCCCTTCACAGGACACTTGGACGACTGCAAGCCGTGCCCCTGCCCTGACAACTCCCCCTGCACCGAGATGCCTGGCAGTGGGGAGGTAGTCTGCACCCACTGCCCCCCAGGGCAGAGAG GCAAACGCTGTGAGCTCTGTGATGATGGGTTTTTCGGGGACcccctggggcagaggggcccCGTGCGTCCCTGTGTCCCCTGTCAGTGTCACGGGAACGTGGATCTCAACGCCGTGGGGAACTGTGACCCCGTGTCGGGCCGGTGCCTGCGCTGCCTGCACAACACCACGGGCGCGCAGTGCGAGAGCTGCCGCACTGGCTTCTACGGGGACGCGCTGGCTCCTGACCCTGCCGGGAAATGTGCAC CTTGTGACTGCAACCCCAacggctcagccccagggctggagggCTGTGACCCAGGCACAGGCCAGTGCCACTGCCTCCCACACGTGATGGGCAGAGACTGTGGGCTGTGCCAGCCTGGCTACTACGACCTGCAGCCCGCCGTGGGGTGCAAGAG CTGTGAGTGCCACCCGACGGGGTCCCAGGAGAGCGGGTGCCAGGCGGTGTCGGGGCAGTGCTCCTGCCAGCCCGGCGTCACGGGGAAGCGATGTGACCGGTGCCAACACGGCTTCTTTGGCTTCTCTGCCAGGGGCTGCCGAG CATGCAACTGCTCGCCGCTGGGCTCCATAACCCCACAGTGCCACGAGAACAGCACCTGCCTCTGCCACCCCGGCTTTGTGGGCTACAAGTGCGACCAGTGCCAGGCCAACTTTTTCCTCGACCCACTGAGCTCTCgctgccagcagtgccctgcctgcTATGGGCTGGTGAAGGATGAG ACCGACCGGCTGAAGATCAGGCTGCAGGAGATGGAGGAATGGCTGCAAAAACCAGGCTGTGACACCCACCTGGGCCAGGCCCCCGTGCTGAGAGATGGACCCCGGGGAGATGGGCTGCCCAGCCCTCACCTCCTGCAAG GTGCCCGGGCTGCTCTCTTGGCACAGGTGGAGTGGCTGGCAGGGGTGCTGGGCACTGCACAGGGCCGTCTCAGCAATGCCAGCCAGGccactgactgctccagccacGGACCCCCCAAGACCTGCATCCTGCTGTCGGAGATCGGGGCTGTGCTGCAGTCGGTGCAGCGCCAGATCCTGCACGCTGCAGACACCCTGGCTACCATG GAGATTCCCCAGGAAatccctcagcagctcacaaACTGGAGCCGCCGGGCGCTGGAGGCACGGGCACTGGCCGAGAG ACATGAGGATGTGGTGGTGCGGGTGGAGGCAGCCGTGGGGCGAGCTCTGCGTGTGTCCAacgccagtgctgggctgctgcaggagctgctgcagggggatgCACTACGGGACCTGCAGCGTGAGCTGGAGGCTGG GTATGAGGAAATCCAGCgggcacaggaggagctgggtgctGATGTGGTGAAGGTGACAGCAGAGGCCAGGAGAGCTCTCACAGCTGTGCAGCAGGCAAACACAGACATGGCTCAGAAACTTCTGCAGGTGGCTGCACTGGGGCAG CAGGCACTGCCAGTGCAGACTGGAGCCCAGGCAcaggagctggcagtgctggagcaggcagTGAAGGAGCAGGAGCCATCAGCTCAGAGGGCTGTCGAGGCATCCCGCGCTCTGGCAAACAGATTGCACCAGGAGATGCAGAGGACTCAGAGCTTTGAGCAG ctgcaggaccGGGCTGGCTCTGCCCATGGCACAGCCACCTTGGCCATCTCACATGGGAAAGCTGTGCTCTCTGATGCAGAATCCCTCCTGGCCAGCTTGGAAG GCATGAGGAAGGTGCTGGGGCCTCGGAAGGGCCAGGCTGCCCTGAGCAGGAGGATGGCACTTGTGCAGGACAGGGCAATGGTGGAAGCTCAGAGGAAGATTAAACAGGCAGAGAAGACGCTGGAAAACTCCTTGTCCATCTCCACCACAGCTCAGAGGACAGCCAAGGAGGCTGAGCAAGCTGCTGGGGAGAGTGCCAAG agggcacaggctgtgctgcaggagagcaaaGAGGCCCACAAGCATGCCAGCCAGCTTGCAATACGTGCCAACGAGACACAGCAGGAGCTCTCCCAGCAGAAGCATGTGGCTGAGAAGCtcaggagggagctggaggacaCACACCAA GTGGCGACAGAGGTGAGTGAGATGGCAAAAAGTCTCCAGGAAGCCCGAGGCTCACTCGTCTCAGACATCGAGACCCTGAACAACCTACTGAGCAGTTTAG ACGGCCTGGAGCAGGCGGCGCAGGCAGAGGCGGTGCTGAGCGCGGGGCAGcgggagctgcagcggctgTGGGCCCGGCTGGCTCAGCCCGGGCGCCTGGGTGCCcagctgggcaggctgcagcggGAGGCGGCGCGGCAGAGGGCCAGGATCCAGGCCTTCGACAGCGACCTGGCCGAGATCCGGGCTGACAAGCAGAACCTGGAGGACATTCTGCGCAACCTCCCCGAGGGCTGCTCGAAGTGGCAGTGA